From the genome of Abditibacteriaceae bacterium, one region includes:
- a CDS encoding VanW family protein: MKLSLFLALCALPTAASAQLPRPAQPQNYPSPTAPQSKPVAVAPSSLPGGPLPADDDVLIIVPGGESDLPRAASKASVGGVKLDGLSEVEAASRIRKTFAPILEKRVSLWDGESNYTLTRRELGASIPAERLVARARRANGDVAVDMQLNRAHAARVLARLTKRIEERAAERNEKVVVSQNGSLERAVAAIERGEETRPTNADRNLVYVALVVTREKLPEPETPTQAPTANAPKNFPYLLGSFSTKYDATLKGRTTNLRMAARNVNGTVVGAGKIFSTNKAIGPRNAAAGWREAKMFVSGQVVSGTGAGICQCSTTIYNAALLCGFPIVERHPHTFRVMYAPPSRDAAIFWGSKDMKFRNTSGGPILVKTSVHGGRFHAAIYGTRPIATRVAVASEITSRKKGTRSTAWRIIEDASGSRRETLSKDYYRPHPH; this comes from the coding sequence ATGAAACTTTCTCTTTTTCTCGCCCTCTGCGCGTTGCCGACTGCCGCCAGCGCACAATTGCCACGACCGGCGCAACCGCAGAACTATCCGTCGCCAACCGCGCCGCAATCGAAGCCAGTGGCTGTTGCGCCTTCGTCGCTTCCCGGAGGGCCGCTCCCTGCCGATGACGATGTTCTGATTATTGTGCCGGGCGGCGAAAGCGACCTCCCGCGCGCCGCGTCGAAGGCATCAGTTGGTGGAGTGAAGCTCGATGGGCTTTCCGAAGTCGAAGCCGCAAGCCGCATTCGCAAAACCTTTGCGCCGATTTTGGAAAAACGCGTTTCACTGTGGGACGGCGAAAGCAATTACACGCTCACACGCCGCGAATTGGGTGCGAGCATTCCCGCCGAGCGTCTGGTGGCGCGCGCGCGCCGTGCCAATGGCGATGTCGCGGTCGATATGCAACTTAACAGGGCACACGCCGCACGCGTCCTCGCCCGCCTGACGAAGCGTATCGAAGAACGCGCAGCGGAGCGCAATGAAAAAGTGGTGGTATCGCAAAACGGTTCGCTGGAACGCGCCGTCGCTGCGATTGAGCGCGGCGAAGAAACGCGTCCGACCAACGCCGATAGAAATCTGGTTTACGTTGCGTTAGTCGTGACGCGTGAAAAGCTGCCCGAACCCGAAACGCCGACACAAGCGCCCACGGCGAATGCGCCGAAGAACTTCCCTTATCTTCTCGGCAGTTTTTCGACGAAATACGACGCCACTTTGAAAGGCCGCACCACGAACCTACGCATGGCGGCGAGGAACGTCAACGGCACTGTTGTTGGCGCAGGAAAGATTTTCTCGACCAATAAAGCTATTGGGCCGCGCAACGCCGCTGCCGGTTGGCGCGAGGCGAAGATGTTTGTTTCGGGCCAGGTTGTGTCGGGCACCGGCGCGGGCATTTGCCAGTGCTCAACGACGATTTACAACGCCGCTCTGCTTTGCGGTTTCCCCATTGTCGAGCGTCATCCGCACACGTTTCGCGTGATGTACGCGCCGCCGTCGCGCGATGCGGCCATTTTCTGGGGATCGAAAGATATGAAATTCCGCAACACGTCGGGCGGGCCGATTCTGGTGAAAACTTCAGTTCACGGCGGGCGTTTTCATGCCGCGATTTACGGCACACGTCCAATTGCTACGCGCGTTGCCGTTGCGTCAGAAATTACGTCGCGCAAAAAAGGCACGCGCTCGACGGCGTGGCGCATTATTGAGGATGCGAGTGGTTCACGGCGCGAAACGCTTTCCAAAGATTACTATCGGCCTCATCCGCACTGA
- a CDS encoding TraR/DksA C4-type zinc finger protein, which yields MATKTTESAETTAPATEEKAAKSSAKDKKGKSPLTPKQIEHFRGLLLAERARLEEEREQIRSRSGAVDGALPEEGEGGDEDTADLANAMMDKEMDLSVEDEIEDLLSAVDHALQKMDDGTYGICDMSGEPIPPGRLELIPYAALTVECQAISEG from the coding sequence ATGGCGACTAAGACTACAGAAAGCGCGGAAACCACCGCACCAGCTACCGAAGAAAAAGCAGCAAAATCGTCTGCTAAAGATAAGAAGGGCAAAAGTCCGCTCACTCCCAAGCAAATCGAGCATTTTCGCGGTTTGCTGCTCGCCGAGCGTGCGCGTCTGGAAGAAGAACGCGAGCAGATTCGCTCACGTTCGGGCGCCGTTGATGGCGCGCTTCCCGAAGAAGGCGAAGGCGGCGACGAAGACACTGCCGACCTCGCCAACGCGATGATGGACAAGGAAATGGATTTGTCGGTCGAAGACGAAATCGAAGATTTGCTGTCTGCCGTCGATCACGCGCTGCAAAAGATGGACGATGGAACTTACGGCATCTGCGACATGAGCGGAGAGCCGATTCCTCCGGGCCGTCTCGAACTCATTCCTTACGCCGCGCTCACCGTCGAGTGTCAGGCGATTTCCGAAGGCTAA
- a CDS encoding heme lyase CcmF/NrfE family subunit, with product MFPSFGYSLLLISALFALATIPLTFLAFRPGARKTALLLAAHRSTLAFFACVCGAAFVLWGLFLTDEFTVKYVADNSSKAQPIQFKFSALWAGQAGSLLLWAWTLGLFAFLVARSGKRDDNPLAPTAVAVINSVAVFFLSLVIFLENPFTLSGQAPPDGRGLNPLLQNYWMQIHPPTLYIGYVGCTVPFAWAMSALFHRRYDAEWLATLRRWTLWPWIILTIGIIMGGRWAYETLGWGGYWAWDPVENASLLPWLTATAFLHSIMMQGRRGILKSWNMILVTLTFLLSIFGTFLTRSGVISSVHSFAKSNIGPYFLGYIALITLVSYGIILWRRDDLQPESEIESPLSREAAFLMNNWVLLGATFAVLLGTVYPSIAEAVIGTTVTVGKPYFNAVMIPVGLILLALAGIGPLLSWRKMSPQKFFSVLKWPLLFGALTAPAFYLLSRWHTGAAAAVCIGVFVAAAIFGEFARGAKARRNMTGENYGESFFNLILRNRQRYGGYFVHLGIVLMFAGFAGAAFDTVTEPIKMKPGETMKIGEYTLRFNQMVQPKDLSPEKEREVLAEISVLHNGKEVNLLRPGISFFKNTAPAPAPRPGQPEPEPQTGAIPAIATNPAHDLYLVLAEYDVRGPSVSIKAWLNPLVMWIWVSTIFFIGGSVLSLLPEPRAVRVRAREAARVENQENAR from the coding sequence ATGTTCCCATCTTTCGGTTATTCCTTGCTGTTAATTTCAGCCCTTTTTGCACTAGCCACAATTCCTCTGACCTTTCTGGCGTTCCGTCCCGGCGCGCGTAAGACGGCTTTGCTGCTTGCCGCGCATCGCAGCACTCTGGCGTTCTTCGCGTGTGTGTGCGGCGCGGCTTTCGTTTTGTGGGGCTTGTTTCTCACCGATGAATTTACGGTGAAATACGTCGCCGATAATTCGTCGAAGGCGCAGCCGATTCAATTCAAATTCTCGGCGCTGTGGGCAGGGCAGGCAGGAAGTTTGTTGCTTTGGGCGTGGACGCTGGGCTTATTCGCGTTCCTCGTGGCACGCAGCGGCAAGCGCGATGACAATCCTCTCGCGCCAACAGCCGTCGCGGTGATTAACAGCGTCGCGGTGTTTTTCCTTTCGCTCGTTATTTTTCTGGAAAATCCGTTCACTCTTTCGGGGCAAGCGCCGCCGGATGGACGCGGTCTTAACCCTCTCCTTCAAAACTACTGGATGCAGATTCATCCGCCGACGCTTTACATCGGTTACGTGGGTTGCACTGTTCCTTTTGCGTGGGCGATGAGCGCGCTTTTCCATCGTCGCTACGATGCCGAATGGCTGGCAACCTTGCGCCGCTGGACGCTGTGGCCGTGGATTATTCTTACCATCGGCATTATTATGGGCGGTCGCTGGGCGTATGAAACGCTGGGCTGGGGCGGCTACTGGGCTTGGGATCCGGTGGAGAACGCGAGCCTGTTGCCGTGGCTTACAGCAACGGCGTTCCTCCATTCCATCATGATGCAGGGGCGGCGCGGCATCCTCAAGTCGTGGAACATGATTCTGGTGACGCTGACGTTTTTGCTCTCGATTTTCGGTACCTTTCTCACGCGCAGCGGCGTGATTTCATCCGTTCACTCGTTTGCGAAAAGCAACATTGGCCCATACTTTCTGGGCTATATCGCTCTCATTACGCTTGTCAGCTACGGCATTATTTTGTGGCGGCGCGACGACTTGCAGCCCGAAAGCGAAATCGAAAGCCCGCTGTCGCGTGAAGCCGCCTTCCTGATGAATAACTGGGTTTTGCTGGGCGCAACCTTCGCGGTTTTGCTCGGCACTGTTTATCCCTCGATTGCTGAAGCGGTTATCGGAACAACTGTCACGGTTGGAAAACCCTATTTCAACGCCGTAATGATTCCAGTTGGCCTCATTCTTCTGGCGCTTGCCGGAATTGGCCCGCTGCTTTCGTGGCGCAAGATGTCGCCGCAAAAGTTCTTCTCGGTTCTCAAGTGGCCGCTGTTATTTGGCGCGCTCACCGCGCCTGCGTTTTATCTGCTTTCGCGTTGGCACACCGGCGCGGCCGCAGCGGTTTGTATTGGCGTATTCGTAGCTGCTGCAATTTTTGGCGAATTCGCGCGAGGTGCCAAAGCGCGCCGCAACATGACCGGCGAGAATTACGGCGAAAGTTTCTTCAACCTGATTTTGCGCAATCGCCAGCGCTACGGCGGTTACTTTGTGCATCTGGGAATCGTGTTGATGTTCGCCGGTTTCGCTGGTGCCGCCTTCGATACCGTCACCGAGCCGATTAAGATGAAGCCCGGCGAGACGATGAAAATCGGCGAGTACACTTTGCGCTTCAACCAGATGGTGCAGCCAAAAGACTTGTCGCCCGAAAAAGAACGTGAAGTGCTTGCGGAAATTTCGGTCTTGCACAACGGCAAAGAAGTGAATTTGCTGCGCCCCGGCATTTCGTTCTTCAAGAACACCGCGCCTGCACCGGCGCCCCGTCCCGGACAGCCCGAGCCGGAACCGCAAACCGGCGCGATTCCGGCGATTGCCACCAATCCCGCGCACGATTTGTATCTGGTGCTTGCAGAATACGATGTCCGAGGCCCGAGTGTTTCCATCAAGGCGTGGCTCAATCCGCTTGTGATGTGGATCTGGGTCTCGACCATTTTCTTTATCGGCGGCAGCGTCCTGAGTTTGCTGCCTGAACCTCGTGCCGTGCGTGTCCGTGCGCGTGAAGCAGCGCGTGTTGAAAATCAGGAAAACGCCCGTTAA